TATGCAGCACCACACCCATAGCCTCCCTAGAAAAAGCAGAAGACATGGCTACTCATGAACACGTACTTAATATCTGAGCGAGAGTAAAAAACAGGATATACTGGTGAGCATCACTGCAGCATGCAGTACCACTGAGGCCGACACGTCGCATACAAGATACGTGACTTAGTGGAGCAAGGCAGTACAGAGAGGAAAGGAGCTCAGACTTGGTCCTGCTAAACTTAAATCAATAGCAAGATGTTAGAACTGAGAAAATATAACGCATgtgcaaataaaaatgtcatgtcagaacatttttttcttaatgcccaGCTTCATTATCATCAACATACGGTGGAATTTTGCTCCCATATCTACCTGCTCTGCTAAGTTGTGCCTCACCCCACAGCCTCACTTCAGCTCTCAGATTTTACCCATTCCTGACCTGCAgttaaattttaaaacttttatcaAATTATACAGAGAAATATTCACCCTAAATTACATCCAATACTTACTCATTAGCTTCGAATATTCGCTCCTCTTTAATCCTCTCGCCTgagaattcttttctttttcgtAGTCGCTCTGGACGTTTGTAAGGACCTGTCTGCCCTAAAACACTTTCATCTATTTCCTTCTTAACAGTTTCTACTCCCTGAAAGGGAAATATTCTTATTAGGGCGATTTACCTTTCACAAAACTGCAAATCACTTCTGTTTGAAAAAAGATGCAACACCACAGGTTATTCTCCTCTCTGTCTACTCAGCAAATGGCTCTTTGCTAATGCATATGGAGAAATACACCAATATTAAGGCCTTCTGCTTAAGAAGTTAACAGTTTGGGACAGCAAACAGACAGTTCTATCTGGATCAACCTGAAGATAAAACAATAAAGTAGAAGGCACGGACACAGCCAAACCCGATGGCTGATGAGGTGCAACCTCTACAGGCTCTCTACAGAGCTTAAATTTGAGTAAGTTATGTTAGAGGAAGGAAGGAGTatcagctcccagcagctgctgATAGAACAGCAAGATACATGTAAAGGAAGAATGATTCCTAGCATCCACaaagaggggagaagaaagaaagtcTTCAGGAAATCAGCATTAGCAGCAAAACCATCTGAAAGGTCAACAAAATCCAGGTCCAAGAGACAAGCTCAAGCAAACAGAagttttgcttttcctgaaaCACTTATTTTAGAAACATATTTTAGACTTCATAGCAAAAGTCCACACATCTCCCAGCTGAGAAAATAGCTATGAAGTAAAGTGTTTTTTGCCAGAGAAAAGGTGCAGAAAAATCACAGTAGCACAGCTTATACTAAAGGAGAGGTATGAGATATTCTCTCTCTTCGATGAGGTTACATCAAGAAAAACAACTTGATAAATCTGGACTGATATACACCAGAGCACAGCTACTTCCTTAATCCATACTTTGCTGAGAGGAAGCCACATCCCACTGTAATGACTGGAGGGAATTTTGTTATACACTTCAATAGGGATTGGGACTAAAAggcatttttaatgtttctgctcTATCTCGGCTGCACTGCTTTTATTAATTTACTGAACTTCTGAGCATTAGTTCCTCTAGTGACTGTACCTATAGAAGACTTGTTTCACAAGTAGTAGAGTTTCCTATTATAACCAGATACACTCAGGCAGAAAGTTGTTTTATATACACTCTTTCTGTACAGCTTTTTCCCAAGCTGCATGTTTATTTAGGACATGTAGTTTATCTAGCCCAAAGCACCACGTGGCTTTATGAGGACTGttaattttaaactttattttatgcAGTAATTTCCTGGAGAACGCTCAGAAGCGTCCACCACAGCTTTGCCAGAATAAGACATCCTCTCCTATTAAAGTCAATGTGATTTCTTCCTGAAGAAAGTTACAACAGTGCTCAGGAACTAGACAGAATAGAAGATACAATATGAAGAAGAAATTGGACTTCAAGTGATTTTAAACatcacagaaaagcaaacaagaagcTCTGAAGTTCAGTCCGTTCCTACAGACTATAAAATACCGTCTGAGGGATCTGGCAAAGAACTGAACAAAGCACGAGCCCCCGTGGATACTACCCAGCCCTAGACTATCCAAAAAAATAAGGCACCTCCTAAATACTGTTATGGCTAGAGGGGGCCTTTAGCAGATGACATCCTATTAGGAACACAGAAAGAAGGGGACTGACATGACTGATGAGGCTGATAGTCCATCTGGCCAGGTATTCTCTCCTACAAAGGCTAAAGCCAGATACTTCAGAGGAAGCATGAGAAACCAGTGAGGAACATTTCTTTTTACACTATTTGCCAGTTGATTGGGTGATGTCGAAACATACAAGGGCTTATATATTTTCTAGAAAATTAGAGCTTTAGGGATGCCAGCTTGTCAATCAGTAGTTCCCAAGAGCACCACCAGTACCTGTCTACAGAAgcacagaaacagaacagaagcacagaaacaaTTTTTACAATATCACATTTTAGCAGAAACTCAGCTACTTCAGACTTGCCCTTTTCTTGGGCACCTGAATGAATGCTAGACCTGCAAAATACAGCTCTTTAACCTATCAGTTTATTCCAGCGGCTCACAAGCAGTAACTTTTTATGGCAAAGGTCTTGCTCTAAgagttttgcatttaattttagaCTCAGCACAAGCTTGCACATAACTTCCATGATAATGACTTGTGTCCACAGGACTGGGCCTCAGGGAAGCAAGGCACCCACGTATGTACCTGAGAAATAGCTTTGAAGGCTGCTGTCCTGCCTAGTTTCTCCCCTCCTTTTGTCACCGACTCTGCAGACTGCTTTGCtgtttttgctgcttcttccacACCTTCCTTTATCTTACGGCCGATATCACTCTTACTTACTTCATCCAAACTCTGCAAcaaaagagggaagaagaggTCATAAAAAACACTGGTCAAAACTCCTTGAGTAAGTCATCTTTGAGTGCTACAGACATCCCAATGCATACCCAGTAAGACTAAGCAAGCCTAAGGTGAATACTCCGTTACGTGCCACAGGGGAGACTTATGGGGACACAGCAGCCAACACCTCTGTGCAGAGCAACAATTTTGGCTAGTCATGAGACCACATGCATTTGCAATAACTGCTattcatacattttaaaattgttGACACTAAAGAGAAGGACCAACAATGCCAGAGTTAAAATACTCtaaccctttccttttttttgtgtgaatAATTCAAATCCACACAAAACACAGTCTTAGGACCAAATTGCCTCAGGAGAAGGTTCTTCCATGTTATGTTTTACCTCTTTAACTGTACCAGTTATTTCTTCAAGTTTCTTTTTAATCACTTCTGATGTCTTCACTGTTTCAGATTCAAtggttttctgtggaaaaaacatgcGTGATATAactatgagaagaaaaaaaacactcaatCAACAACAGTTTAGCATATAGCACACCCCATTAACACTGTAATTTAGGACAAAAAAGCCACAGCTGCTCAGGCCTGAGTAGAATTAATAGATTCATTTCTCTTCCTAGcatttttttaaggtaaataaaCAACACTTTctcactacaaaaaaaaaataatcagaatataACATGTTCTTCGCTGATCAATGCAATGTAAACTAACAGCTATTCTTAAACATAGGAAAAAGGAATTAATGAACAAATTTAACAGACTGAGCAGGACAACAGCTCGAAATGAGTGAGTCAGGGATTCAGAGCCCAACAGTTAATTCCATCACAACTGACTTAGAGAGCAGGTTAGAAAAAACTTTACAGTTCAACTGAAGAGCAAGTAGATGgccaaggtggtttttttttgttgttgttgtttttttttaagtgcagagaAATCTTATTTTGAGTGGTCtgacaagcagtttttttttttttttaaaaaaaaactatgtcTGACAAAGCGCAGAGGAAGTGCAATACAAAGCAGTAGTATAAATACAAAGTAATTTATTGCCAGCTTTTGgttcccttcctgccctgaactGCCCTATGTTCTTATGGAGCACACAATACTCAAGTAAACATCAGTACTTCACTACTGCAAGTAATGCTCTTTTTAATCCTTTAAGATTACACAGACAGCATCTAAATACTGACAAAATTACATTCAAGGTCTCATTATTTTATCTGCTCATTATTTGGGAATCTAAAGAAGGATCTGCTGGAAAGATTttccaccaaaaagaaaaaacaaaaaacccactctaAGGCATTGATTGTACTTGTCAGTATTTCCAGCCAAGCAGAAGTTCGTATGAGAACAGGCATGCTGAGCTGAACGGAACAATTCATTTGCACAAAGACTGAAGTTTAACATTCAGAACAGTAATAGCGTAGTGACTAGGCAATGAAAACATTGAAGGAATTCATGGGACTTACATATTTCCTCCTCGCTTCTCGAAGTGCATCAGATTCTTCTAGCTTTTTAGCTTCATCTCGGAactttttaatactttctttcaTCTCTTTATTTTTTGCTAACTCCTGTTTGATGTTCTCCACAAAACCTGATATaaaaccctttcttcctccagaaGAGTAACATCTAGACTAAAGAAAATCATTACATATTGCAGAAATCAAAGAGACATTAAATTGAAAAAGTATTAAAGACAGAAGGTGGATTTACTTAAGCCAAGCAGCGTGTCACTTCTAGTGTATTTATTGTTGTGGAAAACATATAGCCACCTTGAAAAAGCAGCACCTTACTGTCATAACAGCCAAAGGTCTAACACACTTGTAATGTCTTGTGACATACATCTATATAGCCATGAAAAAAGCTGTTTCTCCTCAGGCAGTTTGACACTAGCTAGGCTTGAAACAGTTGTTGACAATCAAACAATTTCTATGGAAGATTTATGTGGTAGGTGAAGGAGTTATTGGAACACCACTCCTAAACTCTGTCACTTGTACTCAATTACTAagaaaatgcttggattcatcATCTTAAAAAGTTGAAACTTTCACCTAGAACTGCTGTTCTCAGAAACATATCCACATCTAGTAGATTCAGTACTTTGATTGTCAGGAAAACACTTTCAGCCTGAAGTAAGAAATTCAACCATTAACCAACCTGATAAAGCTCTAAAACAGGCCTGCTCATTCTATACACtgtgctgctgtagactgcgggaACCGGGTATCTTCCAGATATAAGCCATATGCCACTGACAAGACATTTCTGCAATCAAAACATAAAATTAAGTTAGCACACAATACAAGATGACAGCTGGCTTAAAGAgccaagaaagaaaggaaagaatattGCGAAAAGATAACATTCACTGGTCTTTAGGGAACAGATTGTAAGTGCTGCCAGGAAATATTTGCAGGCTGGCATGAGAGGACAATCCATAACAATGCTGTTATATGTTTAAACAGCGTTGCATCCTCTTAAAGTTCCTTTTGATAAAACCAGAGTTGCAGTCCAAAATGGGCAATATACTTTTCATCATTACTTGGAAAAATATATGTGCTGCACAGAAAGCTGATTTTATGAAAACAGTGATGTGAAGGTAAAGCCATCCTTTATATGTAATCAGTAACTGGCTGAAACATCTGTTCATGATGAGAAGTATACTGTTTTTCTAGGAAAACTGGCTCCAAAACTAACTACCCCCGCCCCCAATTACAGAGGACAACCAGGGCCACTCTGTGCATAAGCTTTGTGCTGCCTGGAGTCAGAGAAACATCTTTTGCCCCAAGACATGaaacagaaaagatgcatttgaAGTCCACATACAGACTGTTCACCGAGAAATTTTGCTGCATCTTGCTGACACCACAAGCTGCAAACTCTTGTATCACATAACTCATCCTTCAGTTCAGCGTCCTATATTGACAGCAGACTGCACACAGCTCACAGCTTCTTGTCTTAGCTCACTCCAAATGATCTGTCAGCACCCAACTAGCTCCTCTTCCCCACATTCTGGGAGAACCTATTCAGCCCATCCTTGGCCTCCAGTCAGGCTAAACCTGGAGCTTTTATCTCAAACTAACCTCCTGTTCTTGAAGGGCCTGCATTACCCAACTCATGCAACCCAAGCTGCTTCTCTATAAGACCATCTCTCAAACCATTCACCCTAAAAAAACAAATATGGGCAAATTAAGTCCTATAGGCCTTGCCAGTGGAAACTTTGAAAAAACTTTGTAAGCCGAGAATATTTAGTTGTGTCCAAGACTAGCAATAAGGTCTTTATGTCAGGCTCAAAGCTGTTGAAATGGTGTAAACAGCCACACTGTCCTGTCCTGTAGCTTCAGTGAAAGCACTGACAAACAGCACAAGCCAAATCCAGAGCTTACCTCTGAGACAAAGCAATGGCATAACTGCCCCACATATCCTAGTGGCCCAAAAATATGCTTTGCATTAACTCATTGGTTTCCACATTTCTAGTAAGTCACATCTTTTAAATTCAgctaccttttatttattttccctgcaGCTATAACTAAGCTTTGTTAATTGGATTGCTGAACTTAGAAGTACCAAGTTTAAATCAAAGAAGTAAGCATTCTCCACAACCTATCATCAGGCCTTGCTGCTCAAATTATCACCAGGTCCAGGCTTTGTAGCATGCAAGAACAAGCTAGATATTATATGAAAAACTTGAACATCTGTATTCTTTTAACTGTGAGCTACATTAAAACCTGGGACATACTGCCTAGTAGACTTAACAGATCACTGCTCTTAACCAACACACCAATTTCTTCATTTGCTCAGTATTTAAAGGGAAAAACTTAACCCCAAGttttgctttggggaaaaaaagagatcatCAACAACCTTCAAAGGATATCAAACTCTGAAGTGGCTTTTAAAGTCAGAATCTTAGCATTCAATTCATACATCCACTCATCTTCtcagcacaaagaaaaaaaatcatgtttaacTTGAACCTTTGTAGCAAAGAGCATCAATAGAGCAGCCTAATATTGCAGACGGCTCTGTTAAAACTTTCTGGAAGCTCAGAAGGCAGATGGAGGCTAAACAGACTATTTTTTCTCGGGtagctttccagcagctcaaatTCACAGTGGGGGCCACCGCGCAGCATACTCGAGCTAAAGGAAAGGAGCGCGCAGGGATGGACACGGGAGCGGGGAGAGAAGCCAgcgcccaggccccgccgccccgcagcgccctcacGATAGCCCGGGCAGCCTTCAGGGAAGGGCTCGAGCCGGAGCCGAGCGAAGCAAGTCCCGGTGCCGCCCGagcgagcagggcagggcagggattCGGCAGCCGGGCCGCCTCCCCCGGCAGCACCCGCCGGCCCGGTCCCAGGCGCGCGGCGGCACCGAACGCTCCCCGTGCcggcccgggagccgccgcggcacgGCAGAGGCCTggcgcccccttcccccccccacggcggccccagccccgcgccACGCCGGAGCGGGCGGCGCCTCACGGGGCGGCAGGCGCGACGCGGCGGAGGCTCCCGCCTCCCGGAGCCTCCTAGAGCCGGCCCAGCCCTCGGCGAGGGCAGTAgctcccccgcccgccgccgccgctccgcgctcaCCCGGCAGCCCCcggaccccgccgccgccgccgccatcttgagCGTGTGACCTTCGCGCGGCGCCGCGGAGCGACGTCACCTCCacgcgccgccgcggcgcaggcgcagggggccggggggggcgcaaGGGGCCGGAGGGGGGGGAGGGCCGGAGGGGGGGGAGGGCGCGGCGGGCTCAGTTCCGGCGCCGCCGGCGGCTTGTGCGGCCCCTGGTCGCTGTCAGCAGCGGGCACCAGCCGGCAGCTCCGATAGAAACCGCCCCGTGAACAAAACGGGAGCGAACGAAAGCTCCTAGCTGCGTCCAACCTCAGCTGTTCCCGTGAAAGAGGCAACCGGAGGAGAAGTCCATCTGCCACGAACGGCACCGATACCCCCCATCAGCAAGGGAGCGCCTGAAGGCAAAGCAGAACCAGCCCAGCGCCTCGCGATCTGCTCGAGGTCCGCGCTGAACCTTCCTGACAACGCGGGAGATCTACCAGGCTCCCGTTTACACCAGGCTGCGTCGGGGTGGGGGAACAAAAGGCCGAACATAAGGTGAACCGGCGCTTGCCAGGTTATATTCTGAATTACCACTAGCCCCCAAAGCACGGCCTAGGAGAAGCTGTCTCTGAAACACGCAGCTGGATTCCTGCGCGAGTATTCACGCGCCGGGCAGCACACCCCCATCTCAACAGAAAGGCTAGCTAGAAGGAAAGTCGAACAAAGTTTTaactaacattttttttattatgaagtaaaatgcaatgttttttcttctaaagTACAAAGTATCAAGTGAAGCATCTGCACACGTTCTCTCCAGCATACCGCTCTGGAATGTCAGCAGCATCCTGAGTTTCTCCTCAAAAGCCTTTCCAGCAAATATTCCTCCTGCTCTTCTTGTAGCAGCTGAGCCCGTAGTGATCATTACCTACTCGACCAAACATACAGTTCATCATTTACGTTTTCTGCAGTAGCAAAGCTGGTTTGTGGTTCCTACACTTCCCTGATTCATTTAGCTGTACTGCTGAAAggtgtgtgaaaggaaactgctTATTAATTATCTGTAATATAAAACCTTGGTGAACTACAGCTGAGTTTCTTAATGCAGCAGTTTCACCCCACAGGTACTTCTATCAGGACAACCCAGGCGAAATAGGCAGGAGAGAGAATGTGCTGTTGGAAAGGGCAGGAAACTCTTATGCTACCTTTCCTTGAGCGAGAGGCAAGGTGAAGCTGTAACGCAGTAGTCTGAAGTGTACAGAAGGCATTTGGGAACAGTAAGTCGTTGTGAAACTTATTGCGGGGCAAGGGGGAGAAAGGGTTAAGAGACCAAGAGCAGCCAGTTaccaggctttt
This is a stretch of genomic DNA from Apteryx mantelli isolate bAptMan1 chromosome 30, bAptMan1.hap1, whole genome shotgun sequence. It encodes these proteins:
- the TIMM44 gene encoding mitochondrial import inner membrane translocase subunit TIM44 isoform X2 gives rise to the protein MAAAAAGSGGCRKCLVSGIWLISGRYPVPAVYSSTVYRMSRPVLELYQSRCYSSGGRKGFISGFVENIKQELAKNKEMKESIKKFRDEAKKLEESDALREARRKYKTIESETVKTSEVIKKKLEEITGTVKESLDEVSKSDIGRKIKEGVEEAAKTAKQSAESVTKGGEKLGRTAAFKAISQGVETVKKEIDESVLGQTGPYKRPERLRKRKEFSGERIKEERIFEANEEAMGVVLHKDSKWYQQWKDFKDNNVVFNRFFEMKMKYDESDNAFIRASRAVTDKVTDLIGGLFSKTEMSEVLTEILKVDPSFDKDRFLKQCENDIIPNVLEAMMSGELDILKDWCYEATYSQLAHPIQQAKTMGLQFHSRILDIDNIDLAMGKMMEQGPVLIITFQAQIVMVVKNQKGEVVEGNPDKVLRMLYVWALCRDQDELNPYAAWRLLDISSSSTEQVL